A DNA window from Deltaproteobacteria bacterium CG2_30_66_27 contains the following coding sequences:
- a CDS encoding acyl dehydratase has translation MAEDRFLDDFRVGEKFGTGGVTITEGEIIHFALQFDPQSFHLDVTAAEKSPYGGLIASGFHTLSLCFRLFMQRGVLAACSIGSPGIDEVRWLAPVRPGDTLRTETEVLEVKPSSSKPDRGILRMKYVGLNQHGAAVISFILNHLLRRRGQ, from the coding sequence ATGGCCGAGGACCGTTTCCTGGACGATTTCCGCGTGGGCGAGAAATTCGGTACCGGCGGTGTCACGATCACGGAAGGTGAGATCATTCATTTCGCCCTGCAATTCGATCCTCAATCGTTCCACCTGGACGTGACCGCCGCGGAGAAGTCTCCGTACGGCGGGCTCATCGCCAGCGGATTCCACACCTTGTCCTTGTGCTTCCGGCTGTTCATGCAGAGAGGGGTCCTTGCCGCGTGCAGTATCGGTTCGCCCGGGATCGACGAAGTCCGGTGGCTGGCGCCGGTTCGGCCCGGCGACACGCTTAGGACCGAGACGGAGGTCCTCGAAGTGAAACCTTCGTCTTCCAAGCCGGACCGGGGGATCCTGAGGATGAAATACGTCGGCCTCAACCAGCACGGCGCCGCCGTTATATCGTTTATCCTGAACCACCTTCTTCGCCGAAGAGGGCAATAG